The following coding sequences lie in one candidate division KSB1 bacterium genomic window:
- a CDS encoding phosphoribosylaminoimidazolesuccinocarboxamide synthase has product MNVRKGAKYYEGKAKKLYLTDNPDLLIQEFKDSATAFDGAKKGTIRGKGSVNNQVSAHLFRYLESYHIPTHFVRTLSDREMLVKKVEIIPVEVVVRNVVAGSLAKRLNEEEGRELSEPILEFYLKDDALHDPMITEEEITQRGLANARELDKIKRMALKINAVLKDFFARRKLRLVDFKLEFGRHGNEILLADEISPDTCRLWDAETGERLDKDRFRRDLPGVVEAYREVQERVLGGPVV; this is encoded by the coding sequence ATGAATGTGAGAAAGGGCGCGAAATATTACGAAGGCAAGGCCAAGAAGCTCTACCTTACGGACAACCCCGACCTATTGATCCAGGAGTTCAAGGATTCGGCCACCGCCTTCGACGGGGCCAAGAAGGGCACGATCCGGGGCAAGGGATCCGTCAACAACCAGGTCTCGGCCCATCTGTTCCGTTACCTGGAAAGCTACCACATTCCGACCCACTTCGTCCGCACGTTGTCTGACCGGGAGATGCTGGTCAAGAAGGTCGAGATCATCCCGGTGGAAGTTGTGGTGCGCAATGTGGTGGCGGGATCCCTGGCCAAGCGGCTCAATGAGGAGGAAGGCCGAGAGCTGAGCGAACCGATTCTCGAGTTCTACCTCAAGGACGACGCTCTGCACGACCCCATGATCACGGAAGAGGAGATTACCCAGCGGGGTCTGGCCAATGCGCGCGAGCTGGACAAGATCAAGCGCATGGCTCTGAAGATAAACGCCGTGCTCAAAGACTTCTTTGCGCGGCGGAAGCTCCGGCTGGTGGATTTCAAACTCGAATTCGGGCGCCACGGGAACGAGATCTTGCTTGCCGATGAGATCTCCCCCGATACGTGCCGCCTCTGGGATGCGGAGACCGGGGAGCGATTGGATAAAGACCGTTTCCGCCGCGACCTGCCCGGAGTGGTTGAGGCGTATCGCGAGGTGCAGGAACGCGTGCTCGGTGGGCCGGTGGTCTGA